A single genomic interval of Lewinellaceae bacterium harbors:
- the nosD gene encoding nitrous oxide reductase family maturation protein NosD yields MKTALIVITLVLGYLPVRTQPILVGPDQEIKTIQAGIDLALPGDTLWIMPGTYREGNINIHKRITLSGSGWPVVDGENKTEILTITSDSVTVEGLLVQNVGVNYLKDQAGIRCERVNHILLRNNRLKNTFFGIYLEHCKDVIVTGNVIEGAAIEEVSSGNAIHAWYCKDIQIDQNQVSGHRDGIYFEFVDSSQICGNESRRNLRYGLHFMFSNDDDYMVNTFGSNGAGVAVMFSRRITMRENNFVHNWGTAAYGLLLKEIYDGWIYRNDFYHNTIGIFSEGSNRILFDENQFRRNGWAVKIAGGCEDNSYWHNKFELNTFDVTIPQNQSSIAFTFNYWDDYEGYDINHDGIGDIPFRPVKLYGYVVSRTPEAIVLLRSFLVDLLNYAEKVSPVATPIQIQDPSPVMRFELQNLAP; encoded by the coding sequence ATGAAAACAGCGTTGATTGTCATTACATTGGTCCTGGGTTATTTGCCTGTCCGTACTCAGCCGATCCTGGTCGGACCGGATCAGGAAATAAAAACCATCCAGGCCGGCATCGATCTGGCCCTCCCTGGTGACACCTTATGGATCATGCCCGGGACTTACCGGGAAGGCAATATCAACATTCATAAACGGATCACCCTGTCCGGCTCCGGGTGGCCGGTGGTTGATGGGGAAAACAAAACGGAAATCCTGACCATAACCTCCGATTCGGTTACGGTCGAAGGACTGCTGGTTCAAAATGTTGGTGTCAACTACCTGAAAGACCAGGCAGGGATCCGTTGTGAACGCGTCAACCACATCTTGCTGCGCAACAACCGGCTCAAGAACACTTTTTTTGGCATCTACCTTGAGCATTGCAAGGATGTGATCGTGACCGGCAATGTGATCGAAGGCGCCGCAATCGAGGAGGTATCTTCCGGGAATGCCATTCATGCCTGGTATTGCAAGGATATCCAGATCGACCAAAATCAGGTTTCCGGTCATCGCGATGGCATTTACTTTGAATTTGTGGACAGCAGCCAGATCTGCGGAAATGAAAGCAGGCGGAACCTCCGCTACGGTCTTCATTTCATGTTTTCCAATGACGACGACTACATGGTAAATACCTTCGGATCCAACGGGGCAGGTGTAGCTGTGATGTTCTCCCGTCGCATAACCATGCGTGAAAATAATTTTGTGCATAACTGGGGCACGGCGGCATATGGTTTACTACTCAAAGAGATTTACGACGGATGGATTTACCGAAATGATTTTTACCACAACACGATCGGCATCTTTTCCGAAGGATCCAATCGTATTTTGTTTGACGAAAATCAATTCCGGCGAAATGGCTGGGCCGTGAAGATAGCCGGCGGTTGTGAAGACAACAGCTACTGGCACAATAAATTTGAACTCAACACCTTTGATGTGACGATTCCCCAAAATCAAAGCAGTATTGCGTTTACTTTCAACTACTGGGACGACTACGAAGGCTATGATATAAACCACGATGGCATAGGGGATATTCCTTTCCGTCCGGTGAAGTTATATGGATATGTGGTCAGCCGCACTCCGGAAGCCATTGTACTTCTCCGCAGTTTTCTGGTTGACCTGCTGAACTACGCTGAAAAGGTAAGTCCTGTCGCAACACCTATCCAGATCCAGGATCCCTCGCCCGTCATGCGCTTTGAACTACAAAACCTCGCACCATGA
- a CDS encoding nitrous oxide reductase accessory protein NosL, with product MKYATNLILLALTFMMLGGCKVEPQAIPYGEVGCAYCQMTVIKPQFATELVTSTGKTYYFDAIECMVHYIAANPRTKWSYQLVNDYFNPNHLIEAAHASYLISEAIPSPMGANLSATSDPESWDSIIHDQAGNLYTWEELNRELTR from the coding sequence ATGAAATACGCAACTAACCTCATTTTGCTCGCTCTGACCTTTATGATGCTGGGAGGCTGCAAGGTTGAACCCCAGGCCATCCCCTATGGAGAGGTAGGGTGTGCCTATTGTCAAATGACAGTTATTAAACCTCAATTTGCCACCGAGCTAGTGACCTCTACCGGAAAGACGTATTATTTCGATGCCATCGAATGCATGGTCCACTACATCGCAGCGAATCCCCGGACAAAATGGAGTTACCAACTGGTCAACGATTATTTCAATCCCAATCACCTGATCGAGGCAGCGCACGCTTCCTACCTCATTTCCGAAGCCATTCCCAGCCCCATGGGAGCCAATCTCTCGGCAACATCCGATCCGGAATCCTGGGATTCCATCATCCACGATCAGGCTGGCAACCTGTATACCTGGGAAGAGCTAAACCGTGAATTGACCCGATGA